The Schistocerca gregaria isolate iqSchGreg1 chromosome 1, iqSchGreg1.2, whole genome shotgun sequence genome includes a window with the following:
- the LOC126347943 gene encoding dynactin subunit 6, which translates to MSMKSSVKIAPGAVVCNECELKGDITIGSMTIIHPRASIIAEAGPIIIGENNLIEEQARIINKIIPGSTSSSTPVLIIGSNNVFEVDCHSEARKIGDNNILEAKSFVSHDVEITNGCIIGAGCTLTCSEVLPENTVIYGKECLRRQQLDRPPTQTLQLDYLTKVLPNYHHLKKSKKGQA; encoded by the coding sequence ATGTCTATGAAAAGCAGCGTTAAAATTGCGCCTGGGGCTGTTGTGTGTAATGAGTGCGAGCTAAAAGGTGACATTACAATTGGAAGCATGACAATAATACACCCAAGAGCGTCGATTATAGCAGAAGCTGGGCCCATAATAATAGGGGAAAACAATTTGATTGAAGAACAAGCACGGATTATCAACAAGATTATACCTGGAAgtacttcctcctcaacacctgttCTTATCATTGGTTCCAACAATGTATTCGAAGTGGACTGTCACTCGGAAGCTAGGAAGATCGGCGATAACAACATTTTGGAAGCTAAATCGTTTGTAAGCCATGATGTAGAAATAACAAACGGATGTATTATTGGAGCAGGTTGTACGCTGACATGCTCCGAAGTGTTGCCCGAAAATACTGTAATTTATGGCAAGGAATGCCTTCGCCGGCAACAATTGGACAGACCgccaacacagacactgcaattagACTATTTAACTAAAGTTTTACCCAATTATCATCATCTAAAAAAATCCAAAAAAGGTCAGGCTtaa